The DNA segment CGGTCACGGCTGTCGGAGCCGGTGCGCGTCCGGGTCGAGGGGGTTACCAGTACGCGGTTATCGACCGACCGCGACTCGTAGCCGCGGTAGCTCCTGGTGCCGGGCCTTGAGTCGGTCGCACGGGGTCGCGAGCGGTCGCGGTTATAGGCGTCGCGCCAGATCCGGTCGCTCTTGGCGTCCAGCCTGGCCAGGCGCCTGCCGGAATTGTCCCTGTCGTTCACGTAACGGCGGTCGTAGAGCCGGGTGTAGGTGCGGTAATCGTCGTAATAGACCGCCGTGTTGTAACCGCGGTAATAATAGTACGGCGAGTACCAGCGATACCCGACCCAGAAGTCCATGTGCCAGTGGTCCCAGTACGGGTAATAGCCCACGTAGTAGGGATCGTACCAGTCGGGAATGTAGTTGAGGTTATAGTCGTACCAGATGTCGTAGGAGTAAGGCCACGGGTCGTAGCGGTTCGGAATCCCGTCACCGTCAGAGTCCCACCACGGACTGACGTAATGCGGGTAGTGGACCGTCCGGTAATGGTGGCCCGGGGCGAAGATCACGGTCACGTCGCTCTCGGTGTAGAACCGCGAATCCTGCGGGTCGGTGAAATACGCCTCTTCCTGGCCGCTTTCGGGATCGAAAAACGCGATCATTTTGAGGTCCAGGAAGCCGTATTCTTTTTCCCGGCCCCGGTACTCGGAACTGTAATAGCCGACCACGCGGATACTGCCGTTGTCTTCCAACGCGTTTACCCGCTGGCGCACGTTTTCGAGCAGCTCACGGTTGCCGCCGCCGGCGGACTCGTGGACCTCGATCTTAAACACCTTCTCGCCGTCGTTTACCTCGAGCACGAAATCCAGGTCCTCGTCGTTATCGTAGTCGCCCATGATCGGGGTGCCGATAAACTCGTCGACTTCGAATTCCTCCGCCGGGACCGAGGAAGCCTGGGCGCGCACCACGGTGCTGGAGTGCGCATGGGCCGTGCAGCCTGTAAAGAGGGCGAATGCGCCCAGAACTGCCGCCAGGCTGATGCCCCTGAAGAACTTGAATCCGCCGCTGGTCATCGTTACCTCCCGCTGGAGGTGAGTGGGGACAGAAAACCGAATTGGGGGGAGTTTAAATTCCGTTTCCTGCCAGTTATGACGAATATTCTCAATAAATATTCAATCCTCGTTTGATCTTACCGAAATCCCGGTCCGCTCCAGTTTACAGCTGGCTGTCGGGTTCGCCCTGCTGGAAATCCTTGAGCACGTCGCGCAGGCGGGCCGCGTCCTCGAACCGCTCGTCCTGCACAGCCTCGTCCAGCCGGACCTGTAGTTTTTCCGCTGCGCTCAACGGCTTGTGCTCGTGAATCGATTCCTGCATTTCGGCCAGGGCTTTCAGCGAGCGTTCGCGCTCGGAACGGAACTCCTCCACATCCAACTCCTCCAGCGACTCGATCCGCTCGATAGCCTGGTTGACAACCTGCAGCGCTGAGTCGAAATCCTGCCCCTCCTCCATCACCAGCAGCGCTCCGGCCGTGGCGTTGATCCTGATTATATACGGCCACCAGCGCTCGAGCTTGTTCCGGTCGGATTCACGGTGGGCGTGCGCGTTGACGAAGCGGAAAAGTTCCATGTTGCGCTTGGTGTCGCGAACCACCCGGGTGTAGTCCTGCAACTGGAGCAGAAAAACGTAGCGGTTGTAAATCCGCAGGCTCTCGTCGAACAGTTCCACGCAGCTTTCCTCGTCCAGCTCGAACCCCGGCTGATTCCCGTGGGTTTGTTCGTAGCGCTGGAGCGCCTGGCGGTAATAATCCAGGGCGAAATCGTAGCCGTACGGCTGACGGCCGTCGGGGCGGCCGTCGAGTTCCATTTGCAGCACACCTTGGAACGCGGCGTTATCCACCCTGATCTGGACCTTTTCCCGGCCGTTGTCTCCCATGATTTTACGGTAGCTCTTGGCCGGGTCGTAGTCCCAGTTGTCCAGAATATGGCTGATGTCGTGGCTCAAGTGTCTCATCACCTGTTTAGTACACCTCTACCCCACGACAGGTTGCATTATTCCGCCCGCGCGGAGGCACTGTTCAATGTAACCAGCCCTCCCGGCAATCGCAAGTTACTGCCTGGCAAGGACTCCGATTGACAAAGCGCAAGGCGCCGGTTAGCTTGGTGCTATTCATCTGTTTCGGCCTTTTAACCAGCCGGCTTGAACCACGGAGAAGGAGTCCAGGTGAAACGTTCCATCCATGCAATACCCTTAATCTCACCGGGACTCTTACTGACTGCCGGCAACCTCCTCGCAGAGGAAACCGCGGCGACCGGCGGGGCCAATATCCACTGGGTCGACATCGCCCTGATCGTGGCGTTCATGGTCTTCATCCTCTGGTTCGGCTCGTGGTTCTACAGGTGGGTCGGCGAGGCCGAGGATTTCACCCTGGCCGGCCGGAACCTGCCGCCGTTCATCCTGGCCGCCACGATGGCCGCGACAAATATCAACCTCTACGGCATAGTCAGCCAGACAGGCACGGCCTACCGCCATGGCATCTCGATTATCTGGCAGGGCTGGACCGGGGCGATGGCGCTGGCCTTGGCCGGGTTGTTCATCCTCCCGGTTTTCCGTCGCCTGAAGATAGCCACCGTGCCGGAATTTCTCGAACGCCGGTTCGGCCGCGGCACCAGGGGGCTGGTCGGCTTTTTCGGCGTGTTCCGCCTGGCGTTCTGGCTGGGAGTCGTGCTCAACACGGCGGTTCGGGCAAGCGAGATGATCAGCGGTCCCGCCATCACCGCCAGTCTCAACGCCGTCGGCCATTCGCTGGGTATCCCCGCTAGCTGGGTGGTCGGCGGCAGCTACGTTTTCTGGGTGGCGATCTTCTCCGTGCTGGTGATTGTCTATACCTTCCTGGGCGGCATGTGGTCGGTGGCGATTCTGGACGCGCTGTGCTTTGTATTCATCATGGTCGGAGCATTGATAATTTTACCGCTGACGATGAAAGCGGTGGGCTGGTTCCCCGGCATGCTGGCAAGTCTTAACGAGATCAGCCCCCAGCACCTGGAGTTGATGCCCGCCTCGGGACCCTACAGCTGGAGTTTCGTGCTGGCGATGATGTTCCTGGGAATTCAGTGGGCCAGCACCGATCCCGGACTGGTGCAGAAATCGTTCAGCAGCAGGGACACCACCAGCCTGGCCAAGGGCCTTGTGCTGGCCGGCGTGGTCACCATTCCCTATG comes from the Candidatus Glassbacteria bacterium genome and includes:
- a CDS encoding sodium:solute symporter family protein; the protein is MKRSIHAIPLISPGLLLTAGNLLAEETAATGGANIHWVDIALIVAFMVFILWFGSWFYRWVGEAEDFTLAGRNLPPFILAATMAATNINLYGIVSQTGTAYRHGISIIWQGWTGAMALALAGLFILPVFRRLKIATVPEFLERRFGRGTRGLVGFFGVFRLAFWLGVVLNTAVRASEMISGPAITASLNAVGHSLGIPASWVVGGSYVFWVAIFSVLVIVYTFLGGMWSVAILDALCFVFIMVGALIILPLTMKAVGWFPGMLASLNEISPQHLELMPASGPYSWSFVLAMMFLGIQWASTDPGLVQKSFSSRDTTSLAKGLVLAGVVTIPYALFTFVPALASRVLYPELAHQDYAFPALMVGLLPMGLMGMVCIGLLASQFSTIDANLTSAATIFTNDIYRNLFNREASSRQVLFVVRAVTLVIGVLMILFSFLIPFFENAVEAYLTVVSFVDMPLFVIAVVMGLLWKRANSRGAAAGYLGGILLGAAVIFPFKYAAAFGLDPQSWPARNYILAGTAASALGALVVCVAVSLLSGAPDREKVRLVWATRSGSDEETAAGLTYSLWPESGWGRFWLWLMFAGLGVFLAGVLMGQSAISAAGWIAVAGMVVFFLGAWSRLSCR